A single window of bacterium DNA harbors:
- a CDS encoding tetratricopeptide repeat protein — MARRIKEKKRAGTVRVSIAHGITSPLYSLVIISAVGLVIYLNSFNCSLHFDDLQNIMSNRAIRDLNEIKGLWDFSFHSKLRIIGFLTFALNYHFHGLHVFGYHVVNMAIHLGASWCVWWLVMLILSSPGMASTAISKHKHIAALGCALLFVSHPLQTQAVTYIVQRFASLAALFYLASLCLYLRARMTARKSVSLMLFGGSIAAGLLGMFTKEIVFTLPFAVILFELIFIRAGSLKELLKKKSTLIFLVLPLFFLLIIPAIIWSGWSIPKLFWPVESDRYSDPLLISSTYLFTQFRVLPAYIGLLFFPLRQNLDHDFPASHGFFEFYTAAGFLFLLALFITAIVILPKRKLEAVGILWFFLTLSVESTIIPLRNVMFEHRLYLPMFGFSLFLVSTLYDLLWEKHARAAIIIFLAIITGCSFLTYERNKVWKTDLSLWTDTVRKSPNKARPHNNLGNALLREEKTREAIAEYKKSLEANPGYVLALNNLGNALSLEKDYDQALEYYAKALSINPGDSEVYMNMGTTFYQEGRYEEALKAFQAVITINPASAKAHVGIGDVLYQEDKYDEALKEYRRALEFEQGDCELYNKIGSALFRLERFDEAFREYERARNINPRFTKTYNNMGIIFYRQGKYAEAVDSYRKALGIDPGYTVANINCGDALMKLGRFDEAVAVYRQALSSEPDNIKVLINMGDALYGMGNVQDAIAAYLKTLNINSNNPAVHYKLGFAYRKLGTLDKAADHTRRALELEPSFSEARQLMNVILREQGNTRR, encoded by the coding sequence GTAACAGGGCTATCCGTGATCTGAACGAAATAAAAGGGCTCTGGGACTTCAGTTTTCACAGTAAACTGCGGATCATCGGGTTTTTGACATTCGCGCTCAATTATCATTTTCATGGTCTCCATGTTTTCGGGTATCATGTCGTCAACATGGCAATACATCTCGGTGCATCATGGTGTGTCTGGTGGCTTGTCATGCTGATTCTTTCATCACCGGGTATGGCATCCACGGCCATCAGTAAACACAAACACATTGCGGCGCTGGGGTGCGCGCTCCTGTTTGTATCGCATCCGTTACAGACTCAGGCTGTGACCTATATTGTCCAGCGATTTGCCTCGCTTGCGGCGTTATTCTATCTTGCCTCGCTCTGTTTATACCTCAGGGCGCGGATGACGGCACGTAAATCGGTATCGCTGATGCTTTTCGGGGGCTCCATTGCGGCCGGTCTTCTTGGCATGTTTACGAAGGAAATCGTGTTTACCCTGCCGTTTGCTGTTATCCTGTTTGAGCTGATTTTTATTCGCGCGGGAAGCCTGAAGGAGCTGCTGAAGAAGAAATCCACACTCATTTTTCTGGTTCTGCCATTGTTTTTTCTCCTGATAATACCCGCGATAATATGGTCGGGCTGGAGTATTCCGAAGTTATTCTGGCCGGTAGAGTCGGACAGGTATTCCGATCCTCTCCTCATAAGCTCCACCTATCTTTTTACTCAGTTCAGAGTTCTCCCGGCTTATATCGGGCTCCTGTTTTTCCCTCTCCGGCAGAACCTCGATCATGATTTTCCGGCTTCACACGGTTTTTTCGAGTTTTACACCGCGGCAGGTTTTCTTTTCCTGTTAGCGCTGTTTATTACCGCGATTGTGATTCTTCCAAAAAGGAAACTGGAAGCAGTCGGTATCCTGTGGTTTTTCCTGACACTTTCCGTCGAATCGACCATAATACCCCTGAGAAACGTCATGTTCGAGCACAGGCTCTATCTGCCGATGTTCGGATTCAGCCTTTTTCTGGTAAGCACGCTTTACGATCTCCTGTGGGAAAAACATGCAAGGGCGGCGATCATCATTTTTCTGGCAATTATTACCGGCTGCTCATTCCTGACATATGAACGGAATAAAGTATGGAAAACGGATTTGAGCCTCTGGACCGATACGGTGCGGAAATCGCCGAACAAGGCGAGGCCCCATAATAATCTCGGTAATGCCTTGTTACGCGAAGAGAAGACAAGAGAAGCCATTGCGGAATATAAGAAAAGCCTCGAAGCGAATCCCGGTTATGTCCTTGCCCTCAACAATCTCGGTAATGCACTGTCTCTGGAGAAAGACTACGATCAGGCGCTTGAATATTATGCGAAAGCGCTTTCGATCAATCCTGGCGACAGTGAAGTGTATATGAATATGGGAACCACGTTTTACCAGGAAGGAAGGTATGAGGAAGCGCTTAAGGCTTTTCAGGCTGTTATTACTATAAATCCTGCATCCGCAAAGGCTCATGTCGGTATCGGCGACGTATTGTACCAGGAAGACAAATATGATGAGGCTTTAAAGGAATATCGCCGCGCCCTCGAGTTTGAACAGGGTGATTGCGAACTTTATAATAAAATCGGAAGCGCCCTGTTCCGGCTGGAACGTTTCGATGAAGCGTTCAGGGAATATGAACGAGCCCGCAACATAAATCCCCGGTTCACAAAAACCTATAACAACATGGGGATTATCTTCTACCGTCAGGGTAAATACGCCGAGGCTGTCGACTCTTACCGAAAAGCGCTCGGTATCGATCCCGGGTATACTGTGGCGAATATCAATTGCGGCGATGCCCTCATGAAACTTGGCCGGTTTGATGAAGCGGTCGCCGTATACCGTCAAGCGCTTTCATCGGAACCGGATAACATCAAAGTTCTCATCAATATGGGAGACGCACTCTATGGAATGGGGAATGTGCAGGATGCCATCGCTGCTTATTTAAAAACGCTTAATATCAATTCAAACAATCCCGCTGTTCACTACAAACTCGGTTTTGCCTACAGAAAGCTTGGCACACTCGATAAAGCGGCTGATCACACCAGACGCGCTCTTGAGCTTGAACCCTCGTTCAGCGAAGCACGGCAGCTCATGAACGTCATTCTCAGGGAACAGGGAAACACCCGCCGTTAA
- a CDS encoding Ig-like domain-containing protein, with product MNMRYFTSCVILLGLSLLLFPSVTMAEPAGVVPGQLWLYLYEKGSGTDSGGINEIYASLGDTVSIDVFMRNPKTIPISAVEIYLTVDGRYFNIVSQGKNMEKNKFYLQPKPFIQGEYFRAVQGIVQPYGNNTHGDSLSAYDNGMDGWQLDYVEMTPQDSGQGRPSSNLRYGVVATFKLIAKAPCDSSTIKLDVDQYNVRVSSYHEPYASNTYYFKSFQTCKINVSGIEINPPLPDKMLAPGSIDTTLDLDEYVGVSSIPDSLLIWSASGNNRISVTINSKTHVVTFTVPNDYKGYEDIIFTVSDGKGNQSSDTMRITVDEPPLLLKIAIKDTLYIHEDSLEVALKLNEIVRDNDDAIENMTWFFITGGNVIPSRAGTVLSLMGKQDFFGVDNLRISVYDSFSLGDSLTVPVRVLPINDPPILKGLPDVTFQRGESYVFSMSTYAKDVDNDPLSITWNSSQNLITNAEGYAITIRANPDYVGTEEKIFTVTDPSGRAASDTMLVTVTPAKNPPVFSRIPKIGFPQGQADSTLVLKNYVLDSDDAFENLKFVFANTDDIDSVYVNKITGRVTFYDLNNTPGWDRITITGFDPDGNNTSTQFIAFIGPADGTPIVGGIPDTTLVAGDIQPKWIDLDDFYYDADNADKDMTWTWGRQAEADSVVTATINSLTHVVSLKSLSPDLYGVNRIFFTVTDPIGKFADDLTIITVLEDRSKPTLDLPSKVGFITGEQDSLDLDDFAEDFQYSKSELTWLWTGNKNTVIQFQQPYGIRTKPVSFTGSFGWVGWERVEFIVSNPMGGAAKDTLTVFSVPADGSPVAGGLTDISLKAGQCITVNLDDYYFDADTPLYNMSWSISGNDSLTVYIDPATHIATVCSPSESWEGNETLKFTVSDPENHSSSMQVTATVTGATLKNVFTVLLFRNPMQEDYMDLYIKSRESLSIQPAVHIRVDKDSTNVSIERVDTQYYYGKYLLPYSRSIGYKGTAHIVVKGTTSTGKAVQDTTNFTYGRIDKTGAKLVVDRASLTIPPDALAKPVLVTVIPENTDNRVDSRESAEEVMLTDVSYNIGPSSLNPEKPLTVGFSVASRAVGAGIYRLDGTRWTFVGASRGDNIVRAETDRPGIFRLGFDATPPHLRLVESQNDGIAIFADDPGSGIDSRSIVVSCNGEVLLHEYDAVRSTIAVYPGDSGTGGTVTIEVTVSDRSGNSRSETFLAGANTTPSRISVEQNSPNPFNPVTHITFFLTADTALSIEVFDLLGRKVRVLADDRFPPGNHTVIWDARDENNRPVSSGTYLYRVLSDNWTITRKMLLLR from the coding sequence ATGAATATGAGATACTTTACCTCATGCGTTATCCTGCTTGGACTGAGTCTCCTGCTGTTTCCATCGGTAACCATGGCCGAACCTGCCGGGGTTGTTCCCGGACAGTTGTGGTTATACCTGTATGAAAAAGGTTCGGGTACCGATTCGGGCGGTATCAATGAAATCTACGCTTCTCTGGGAGATACGGTCAGTATCGATGTTTTCATGCGTAATCCAAAGACGATCCCGATATCGGCGGTTGAAATATATCTGACTGTTGACGGTCGATATTTCAACATAGTGAGCCAGGGAAAAAACATGGAGAAGAACAAATTCTATCTCCAACCCAAACCGTTCATCCAGGGAGAATATTTCAGAGCCGTGCAGGGAATAGTCCAGCCCTATGGAAACAACACGCACGGAGATTCGCTCAGCGCTTACGACAACGGGATGGACGGCTGGCAGCTTGATTATGTCGAGATGACACCTCAGGATTCCGGCCAGGGAAGACCGTCATCCAACTTGAGATACGGAGTAGTCGCGACATTCAAGCTTATCGCAAAGGCTCCCTGTGATTCATCCACCATCAAGCTCGATGTCGATCAGTACAATGTGCGTGTTTCAAGCTATCATGAGCCCTACGCAAGTAATACGTATTACTTTAAATCATTTCAAACCTGCAAAATCAACGTATCCGGAATTGAAATCAATCCACCTCTTCCCGATAAAATGCTTGCGCCCGGAAGTATCGACACAACCCTTGATCTCGATGAATATGTCGGCGTTTCATCGATCCCCGATTCACTCCTTATCTGGAGTGCGTCCGGAAACAACCGTATCAGCGTTACCATCAATTCGAAAACACATGTCGTAACCTTTACGGTTCCCAATGATTATAAAGGATATGAGGATATCATTTTTACCGTTTCCGATGGTAAAGGGAACCAGTCGTCCGACACCATGAGAATCACCGTGGACGAGCCTCCGCTTCTTCTTAAAATCGCCATCAAAGACACACTGTATATACATGAGGATTCACTCGAGGTCGCTCTCAAACTGAATGAAATAGTCCGCGATAACGATGATGCCATCGAAAATATGACATGGTTTTTCATCACCGGCGGAAATGTTATTCCCTCGCGGGCGGGTACTGTTCTTTCTCTCATGGGAAAGCAGGATTTCTTTGGGGTGGACAACCTGAGAATTTCCGTTTATGATTCTTTCAGTCTGGGCGATTCGCTCACCGTTCCGGTCAGGGTGCTTCCGATAAACGATCCGCCGATTCTTAAAGGACTGCCGGATGTGACATTTCAACGCGGCGAGTCATACGTGTTCTCCATGAGTACGTACGCAAAAGACGTTGACAACGATCCGCTCTCCATCACATGGAATTCATCGCAAAACCTCATTACGAACGCTGAGGGATATGCAATCACCATAAGAGCCAATCCGGACTATGTGGGCACCGAGGAGAAAATATTCACGGTAACCGATCCTTCCGGTCGGGCAGCGAGTGATACCATGCTCGTTACGGTGACTCCTGCAAAGAATCCTCCGGTATTTTCACGCATTCCAAAAATCGGATTCCCACAGGGACAGGCCGATTCGACGCTTGTTCTTAAAAATTATGTTCTCGATTCCGATGATGCGTTCGAGAATTTGAAATTCGTTTTCGCAAATACCGACGATATCGACAGCGTGTATGTCAACAAAATCACGGGCCGCGTCACATTCTATGATCTCAACAACACACCGGGCTGGGACAGGATCACGATCACCGGGTTCGATCCGGACGGAAACAATACATCGACACAGTTCATTGCGTTCATTGGACCTGCCGACGGCACACCGATTGTCGGAGGCATTCCCGATACCACTCTCGTTGCGGGCGATATTCAGCCGAAATGGATAGATCTCGACGATTTCTACTATGACGCCGATAATGCGGATAAAGACATGACATGGACATGGGGCCGTCAGGCCGAAGCCGACAGTGTTGTCACAGCCACCATTAACTCGTTGACACACGTTGTCAGCCTGAAAAGCCTCAGCCCGGATTTGTACGGCGTGAACCGAATTTTCTTTACGGTTACCGATCCCATCGGCAAATTCGCGGATGACCTTACAATTATCACCGTTCTCGAAGACCGGTCAAAACCTACGCTCGATCTGCCATCTAAAGTCGGTTTTATCACCGGCGAACAGGACAGCCTCGACCTCGATGATTTCGCCGAGGATTTCCAGTACTCGAAATCGGAGCTCACCTGGCTGTGGACAGGCAATAAAAACACTGTCATCCAGTTTCAACAGCCTTATGGAATCAGAACAAAACCGGTTTCCTTTACCGGTTCCTTTGGCTGGGTTGGATGGGAACGAGTCGAGTTCATCGTATCGAATCCCATGGGCGGCGCGGCAAAAGACACCCTCACCGTGTTCAGCGTTCCTGCCGACGGCAGCCCTGTAGCAGGAGGCCTTACCGATATTTCCCTGAAAGCCGGTCAGTGTATCACGGTTAATCTTGATGATTACTATTTCGATGCAGACACTCCATTGTATAATATGTCGTGGTCGATATCCGGTAACGACAGCCTGACGGTATATATCGATCCGGCGACACATATTGCCACCGTATGCTCGCCATCAGAATCATGGGAAGGCAATGAAACACTGAAATTCACTGTGAGCGACCCCGAAAATCATTCGAGCTCGATGCAGGTTACCGCAACAGTCACCGGAGCGACCCTGAAAAATGTTTTTACCGTACTGCTCTTCCGCAATCCCATGCAGGAAGACTACATGGACCTCTATATCAAAAGCAGGGAAAGCCTCAGTATACAACCGGCTGTCCACATACGAGTCGATAAGGACTCGACGAATGTTTCCATCGAGCGTGTCGATACACAGTACTATTACGGGAAATACCTCCTGCCCTACAGCAGAAGCATCGGTTACAAGGGAACCGCGCACATTGTTGTGAAGGGAACGACATCGACAGGAAAAGCGGTGCAGGATACAACGAACTTTACATATGGCCGTATCGATAAAACCGGCGCAAAACTTGTGGTGGACCGGGCATCATTAACCATACCACCGGATGCGCTTGCAAAACCGGTGCTTGTTACGGTAATCCCCGAGAATACCGACAATCGCGTGGACAGTCGTGAATCGGCGGAAGAAGTGATGCTCACGGACGTTTCGTACAATATCGGCCCGTCATCGCTGAACCCGGAAAAGCCGCTAACTGTAGGATTTTCGGTTGCTTCACGGGCTGTCGGGGCTGGAATTTACAGGCTTGACGGAACTCGGTGGACATTCGTCGGCGCATCGAGAGGCGATAACATTGTCCGGGCTGAAACAGACCGTCCCGGCATATTCCGGCTCGGTTTCGACGCTACCCCGCCGCATCTCAGGCTTGTCGAGTCACAGAACGACGGTATCGCCATATTCGCGGACGATCCCGGGAGCGGTATCGACAGCCGGTCAATCGTGGTTTCCTGCAACGGCGAAGTCCTTCTCCATGAGTATGATGCCGTCAGATCGACGATTGCCGTTTACCCCGGCGACAGCGGAACAGGCGGAACGGTCACAATCGAGGTTACCGTATCCGACCGGTCAGGCAATTCCAGATCAGAGACATTCCTGGCTGGTGCGAATACGACGCCTTCACGGATCAGTGTCGAACAGAACAGCCCGAATCCGTTCAATCCCGTGACTCATATAACCTTTTTCCTCACCGCTGACACTGCTCTCAGCATCGAGGTGTTCGATCTTTTAGGCAGAAAAGTACGGGTTCTCGCCGATGACCGTTTCCCGCCGGGAAACCACACTGTCATCTGGGATGCGCGTGATGAAAACAACCGGCCTGTTTCGAGCGGAACCTATCTGTACAGGGTACTGTCCGATAACTGGACAATAACCCGTAAAATGCTCCTGTTACGGTAA
- a CDS encoding T9SS type A sorting domain-containing protein produces MKSRLLIVLSLVFMIIGVSNALAATLTVTPDQVPKGAYVNGPKGETDDNYYWQVLSLTSGAAHVSGQTITITFPSDVTLAKVNSAGTYDSHVTLYYTDVSAGGMTVAVTSATASTIVLTIGVADMASGDIVKLMFPVETGTATTSDDYYVTFSDATTDNIASGAGAMVTFREPGALQLFTFQSNLTGDNDSTSTYGDQYPAAAAQLFSALTDLIPDGGDGQVNGADVPGPDLDGTESSDDVVYSIWVYTDSLLSHVDSTAVLFAVRYDTAQKFTLNELANGNAATIATGGLPEGNYWLYITSQFTGDFPLARSDQLTIRHYPVVNLMGWDKTLPPDGFDNEAPYSDDGDATLDTGTYYDIDGNVTGTANTATDMDLYISVDDFDDNAQVYVFYSTNAGFAATDVRTSGSPLVVDGIGTAPNNATLLVSTLYENQEDTDGLIKWNWDVNPVGSSFIPAGDYTMYVVACDGKHTSFLKAVGADASNSELIKIRHSPSLTIDALTEYDAAAVDPSTADVTIDPSLTDIIMLSWGKNGVDGDKDIDDSATIEFYIHYSSTSASPFGSTDAVALRAAASANDDSIHTHKICEGILEDLEGKANSYYAWNMTADYKKTGWHPMDGTFAGYYLIYAIIDENKSTNNTARVVALGDDGLLTTGETITRVNFATFKKFARLLDPPAEGKTINAEETYRIKFEANDYNQNGKVGIYIVNNSVSAGPTTTNPTTLGALAAGNVYMLTSTDGDDANFSGLATKTTTYYDLSIRTPGDATVLYTTDITNAGTDLSDGTYWVYIGVVADESWDGTETLYRAPGSLTLLNVATTPSQKNLTISPMTLSTAQGDTTTFSVMAADETNPVDLMDLYIAVEKAYWTVVTSSGPFTDAAGYGVLLSNQLIDDDANGRWLLRATVFNDGNPIDPADTGLGTALATFKLVSKGTTNALEASTSVYFVNEPSKGWVTKFVNDGADISIKTLSSSVKVVPRPLIEGIVEFEGRGTSAYTVTLELRARGSYVASTDTIFANANDTDFNTPGIQYVLDTDGLFTLKKAPMGEWDLVAVYNRYLSKKLEVGLYAGMDTVFVNFGKLLGGDCFGYTDSSGAVWPDNQIDTGDINVIKSAFLSTPDSSKWDDGEYNYKWADINEDNEVETTDLSMATAHVGVSGDAPVYKPVLSPVQSNLDAIVEFANVPNELKAGQSYTIQVAVRNTGNVRAYFVNMNYDKNKLAFNGITEGDFLAGDSYSFPVVGNGTVGLANSVFGDAVHFGDGILAEVTFTALKDGAFSPDILGIKTASFVNAQFMKETVINENPAGIDGQNVPATFNLTQNFPNPFNPTTTISFAIPEQSNVELRIYDILGRHVNTLVSGAYAPGNYAVRWNATDMYGNAVSNGVYFYTIHAGNYHATKRMLFIK; encoded by the coding sequence ATGAAATCTCGACTGTTAATTGTTTTATCCCTGGTCTTTATGATTATCGGGGTAAGCAATGCCCTAGCGGCCACACTGACAGTCACTCCGGATCAGGTTCCAAAAGGAGCGTATGTCAATGGCCCCAAAGGCGAAACGGATGATAACTACTACTGGCAGGTGCTTTCGCTGACAAGCGGGGCAGCGCACGTAAGCGGGCAGACAATCACTATTACGTTCCCGTCCGATGTCACCCTGGCCAAAGTAAACAGCGCAGGCACATATGACAGCCATGTTACACTCTACTATACTGATGTCAGCGCCGGCGGCATGACGGTAGCGGTAACTTCAGCTACCGCTTCGACAATCGTACTGACCATTGGCGTCGCTGATATGGCATCAGGAGATATTGTCAAACTCATGTTCCCGGTCGAAACCGGAACTGCGACTACGTCGGATGATTATTATGTCACATTCTCGGATGCCACAACCGACAATATCGCCAGCGGAGCCGGAGCTATGGTTACATTCCGTGAGCCCGGCGCCCTCCAGCTTTTCACGTTCCAGTCGAATCTGACGGGGGACAACGACTCTACTTCGACGTACGGCGACCAGTACCCGGCTGCTGCAGCGCAGCTGTTCAGCGCTCTTACCGATCTTATCCCGGACGGCGGCGACGGACAGGTTAATGGCGCTGATGTTCCCGGACCCGATCTTGACGGTACGGAATCCAGTGACGATGTCGTATATTCGATCTGGGTATATACCGATTCACTCCTCAGCCATGTCGACTCCACAGCAGTGCTTTTCGCGGTCAGGTATGACACCGCGCAGAAATTCACCCTGAATGAACTGGCTAACGGAAACGCTGCGACGATCGCAACGGGAGGACTCCCGGAAGGTAATTACTGGCTCTACATTACCAGCCAGTTTACCGGTGACTTCCCGCTCGCCCGCTCGGATCAGCTGACCATCCGGCATTATCCCGTGGTCAATCTCATGGGCTGGGACAAAACGTTACCGCCGGATGGATTTGATAATGAGGCTCCATACTCCGACGACGGTGATGCAACCCTCGATACCGGTACGTATTATGATATCGACGGGAATGTGACGGGAACAGCAAATACCGCCACGGATATGGATCTGTATATCAGCGTAGACGACTTTGACGATAATGCGCAGGTATACGTTTTCTATTCGACCAATGCGGGTTTCGCAGCCACCGATGTTCGTACATCGGGCTCCCCACTGGTCGTCGACGGTATTGGTACCGCCCCGAATAATGCAACACTTCTCGTAAGCACATTGTATGAAAATCAGGAAGATACCGACGGTCTCATCAAATGGAACTGGGATGTCAATCCTGTCGGGAGCTCTTTTATTCCTGCAGGCGATTACACAATGTACGTGGTCGCATGCGATGGGAAACACACCAGTTTCCTTAAAGCGGTTGGCGCCGATGCTTCCAACTCGGAATTAATCAAGATCAGGCATTCACCATCGCTGACCATCGACGCGCTGACTGAATACGATGCTGCTGCAGTGGATCCCTCCACCGCCGATGTCACCATTGATCCGTCCCTGACCGATATTATCATGCTGAGCTGGGGCAAGAACGGCGTTGACGGCGACAAGGATATTGATGATTCAGCTACAATAGAATTCTACATCCATTATTCATCAACATCAGCGTCTCCCTTTGGCAGCACAGACGCTGTCGCCCTTCGTGCTGCGGCATCCGCAAATGACGATTCAATCCACACCCACAAGATCTGTGAAGGGATACTCGAGGACCTCGAGGGCAAAGCCAATTCCTACTATGCGTGGAATATGACCGCGGATTACAAGAAGACGGGCTGGCATCCAATGGATGGTACGTTCGCTGGCTACTATCTCATTTACGCAATTATTGATGAGAACAAGTCGACCAACAACACAGCCCGTGTCGTAGCGCTTGGAGATGATGGATTATTGACAACCGGCGAAACCATCACCAGGGTCAATTTTGCAACCTTCAAGAAATTTGCCCGCCTGCTCGACCCGCCTGCGGAAGGCAAAACCATCAATGCGGAAGAAACCTACCGCATAAAATTCGAGGCCAATGATTACAACCAGAACGGAAAAGTGGGTATCTATATCGTCAATAATTCCGTTTCAGCAGGCCCGACTACAACAAATCCAACTACGCTGGGTGCTTTAGCGGCAGGCAACGTATATATGCTTACCTCGACTGACGGCGATGATGCCAATTTCTCGGGTCTTGCCACAAAGACTACCACATATTACGACCTGTCCATCAGAACACCGGGTGATGCAACGGTATTATACACAACCGATATTACCAATGCCGGTACCGATCTTTCTGACGGCACCTACTGGGTCTATATCGGTGTTGTCGCTGATGAGAGCTGGGATGGCACCGAGACGCTCTACAGGGCGCCTGGTTCTCTGACGCTTCTCAATGTCGCAACTACACCGTCCCAGAAGAATCTCACGATCAGCCCGATGACGCTGAGCACTGCTCAGGGCGACACGACCACGTTCTCCGTCATGGCTGCCGATGAGACCAATCCCGTCGACCTCATGGATCTGTATATCGCGGTCGAAAAAGCATACTGGACTGTTGTCACCTCCAGCGGACCGTTTACCGATGCAGCAGGGTATGGAGTTCTTCTCTCCAACCAGCTGATCGATGACGACGCTAACGGACGGTGGCTGCTGAGAGCCACAGTATTCAATGATGGTAATCCGATAGACCCGGCCGATACAGGTCTCGGTACCGCCCTCGCTACCTTTAAACTCGTGAGCAAAGGAACTACAAACGCCCTCGAAGCTTCAACGAGCGTGTACTTTGTCAACGAACCGTCCAAGGGCTGGGTAACCAAATTCGTCAATGACGGCGCCGACATTTCGATCAAAACCCTTTCGAGCTCGGTCAAGGTTGTTCCGAGACCGCTCATCGAGGGTATTGTCGAGTTTGAAGGACGTGGGACTTCGGCATATACGGTCACTCTCGAACTGCGTGCCCGTGGATCGTATGTCGCATCGACCGACACGATATTTGCCAATGCAAATGATACCGATTTCAATACACCGGGTATTCAGTATGTTCTCGATACCGACGGATTATTCACCCTCAAGAAAGCCCCGATGGGTGAATGGGATCTCGTGGCGGTGTATAACCGTTATCTCTCGAAGAAGCTGGAAGTCGGACTTTATGCGGGCATGGACACCGTGTTTGTCAATTTCGGCAAGCTTCTCGGCGGTGACTGCTTCGGTTATACCGATTCAAGCGGTGCGGTATGGCCCGACAACCAGATCGATACCGGTGATATCAACGTCATCAAGTCCGCATTCCTCTCCACTCCCGACAGCAGCAAATGGGATGACGGAGAGTACAACTACAAGTGGGCCGATATTAATGAAGACAACGAGGTTGAAACTACCGACCTGTCGATGGCAACAGCCCATGTCGGCGTCAGCGGTGACGCACCGGTGTACAAGCCGGTTTTAAGCCCTGTACAGTCCAATCTCGATGCCATTGTCGAGTTCGCAAATGTTCCGAATGAGCTCAAAGCGGGTCAAAGCTACACCATTCAGGTCGCAGTCCGTAATACAGGCAACGTGAGAGCATATTTTGTCAACATGAATTATGACAAGAATAAGCTCGCATTCAACGGAATTACCGAAGGTGATTTCCTCGCCGGCGACTCATATTCCTTCCCTGTCGTCGGAAACGGAACAGTCGGTCTTGCAAATTCCGTATTCGGTGATGCTGTCCACTTCGGCGACGGTATTCTTGCTGAAGTGACATTCACGGCGTTGAAAGACGGTGCGTTTTCACCTGATATCCTTGGCATAAAGACAGCGTCGTTCGTCAACGCTCAATTTATGAAGGAAACGGTTATCAATGAAAACCCGGCGGGAATCGACGGTCAGAATGTTCCTGCAACATTCAATCTGACCCAGAACTTCCCGAACCCGTTCAACCCGACCACGACAATCAGCTTTGCCATACCCGAACAGAGCAATGTCGAACTCAGGATTTACGACATTCTCGGACGCCATGTGAACACACTGGTTTCAGGCGCATATGCTCCCGGTAACTACGCGGTGAGATGGAATGCGACTGATATGTACGGCAATGCGGTATCCAACGGCGTGTATTTCTACACAATCCATGCCGGAAATTACCATGCCACAAAGAGAATGCTGTTCATCAAGTAA
- a CDS encoding DMT family transporter has protein sequence MGKANNARYGYADGAMLAACFLWALGTVLTREAIGGMPGGFHVYIFNGIRLSIATVLLFGFIIATGRSPWIRREHIGLVALVSFFGFFLFMAIFHLGLSRTTASHAGILSGTIPLYIVGISALTGIEKPTIWVVIGIAVGFSGVAALTFRGGISDFNPGDLLVIISCLCWAIFTVFGKGIVDCYSPLVSMGWTFFFTTVYHIPLFIMQLPGQSWSAITPNNWGNACIAAVGPLFLANTLYYYSLGKIGPSRVGAYTNLEPAFTLLLVYLLSSRETITALHIVGLTAIMTGIGLTKFRNNMGNA, from the coding sequence ATGGGTAAGGCAAACAACGCCCGATATGGATATGCGGATGGCGCGATGCTTGCGGCGTGTTTTTTATGGGCGCTCGGTACGGTGTTGACCAGGGAAGCGATCGGGGGAATGCCCGGTGGTTTTCATGTCTATATTTTCAACGGTATACGGCTTAGTATCGCCACTGTGCTGCTTTTCGGTTTCATCATTGCAACCGGCCGGTCACCGTGGATCAGACGAGAGCATATCGGACTCGTGGCGCTCGTTTCCTTTTTCGGTTTTTTCCTTTTTATGGCAATATTTCATCTGGGACTTTCCAGGACAACCGCTTCCCACGCCGGGATTCTCAGCGGTACGATACCTCTTTATATCGTGGGAATATCCGCCCTTACCGGGATCGAAAAACCCACCATATGGGTCGTCATCGGCATAGCAGTCGGCTTTTCAGGCGTGGCGGCCCTTACTTTCCGGGGCGGGATTTCAGACTTCAATCCCGGCGATCTCCTCGTGATCATATCGTGTTTATGCTGGGCGATTTTCACCGTTTTCGGAAAGGGGATCGTCGACTGCTACTCTCCGCTCGTTTCAATGGGCTGGACATTTTTTTTCACAACAGTGTATCATATTCCGCTTTTTATTATGCAGTTGCCCGGCCAGTCATGGTCAGCGATAACTCCCAATAACTGGGGGAATGCCTGTATTGCGGCTGTGGGACCTCTTTTCCTCGCAAATACCCTGTACTATTATTCCCTGGGAAAGATCGGCCCTTCCCGCGTGGGTGCGTATACCAACCTTGAGCCGGCTTTTACACTCCTGCTAGTATATTTGCTCAGCAGCAGAGAAACCATAACGGCTCTCCACATCGTCGGGCTGACAGCGATCATGACCGGAATAGGATTGACAAAGTTCAGGAATAATATGGGCAATGCCTGA